In Agromyces sp. Leaf222, the genomic window GCGGATCGCCACCGCAGCATCCTCGAGCTGCTCGGCCTGCCGACGAGCTACCCCGCCGGGCGCTGGCCGACGCTCCTCGCGACGATGCAGCGCGACAAGAAGTCGCGCGGCGGCCAGTTGCGCTTCATCGTGCTCGACGACCTCGCGAAGCCCACCGTCATGCAGGCGCCCGACCAGTCGCTGCTCTTCGCCGCGTATCAAGAGATCGGCTCCTGAGCCGAGTCGAGCGGAGTGTCTCGGCGCGACGCCTCGTCAGGTCGGCGGATGCCGCGCCGATAGGCTTTCGGGCATGACGACGATCCTCGTGCTGAACGGCCCGAACCTCGGCCGGCTCGGCACTCGCGAACCCGAGGTGTACGGCAGCGAGACGCTCGAGGAGATCGGAGCGGGGCTCGCGGCATCCGTTCCCGACGGGGTCGAGGTCGACTTCCGGCAGTCCGATGACGAGGCCGAGCTCATCGGCTGGATCCACGAGGCCGTCGACCGTCGTCTGCCGGTCGTGCTGAATCCCGCGGCGTTCACGCATTACAGCTACGCGCTGAGGGATGCCGCGGCGCAACTCAAGCAGGCCGGCGTGCCGCTGGTCGAGGTGCACCTCTCGAACCCGCATTCCCGCGAGACGTTCCGGCACACGAGCGTGATCTCGGGCGTGGCGACGGGCGTGATCGCCGGCTTCGGCCCCGACTCGTACCACCTCGCGGTGCAGGCGGTTCTGCGTTCGCTCGGGTGAGTCGACTACACTCGATCAGTCGCACACCTTCGTCGTGCGCCCGAAACTTTCCTCGAATCGAACGGAATCATCTTCATGGCAAGCACCGCTGACATCAAGAACGGCGTCGTCCTCTCCATCGACGGCCAGCTCTGGAGCGTCATCGAGTTCCAGCACGTCAAGCCGGGCAAGGGCGGCGCTTTCGTGCGCACCAAGCTCAAGAACGTCGTGTCGGGCAAGGTCGTCGACCGCACGTACAACGCGGGCGCCAAGATCGAGATCGAGAACGTCGACCGTCGCGACTTCAGCTACCTCTACGCCGATGGCGACGGCTACGTGTTCATGGACACCTCCGACTACGACCAGATCACCGTTCCCGGCACCGTCGTCGGCGACGCCGCCAACTTCATGCTCGAGAACCAGGCCGTCACGATCGCCCTGAACAACGGCAACCCGCTCTACGTCGAGCTTCCGGCATCCGTCGTGCTCGAGATCACGTACACCGAGCCCGGCCTGCAGGGCGACCGCTCGACCGGTGGCACGAAGCCCGCCACGGTGCAGACCGGCTACGAGATCCAGGTCCCGCTGTTCCTCGAGACCGGCACCAGGGTCAAGGTCGACACCCGCGACGGCTCCTACCTCGGGCGCGTGAACGACTAGTGAGCTCCCGAACGAAGGCGCGCAAGCGCGCCCTCGACCTGCTCTACTCCGCCGACATGCGGCAGGTGCCGGTCGAGCAGTTGCTCGTGACCGAGGCCGAGCGCGCCGTCAGCGAGCCCGAGCGGCAGGCGTCGTGGCTCTACGCACGCGAGATCGTCGACGGCATCGTCGACCACCGCGAGGAGATCGACGAGCTCATCACCACGCACTCGCGCGGCTGGACCCTCGAGCGCATGCCCGCCGTCGACCGCGCCCTGCTGCGCATCGGCGCGTGGGAGATCCTCTACAACGACCAGGTGCCCGACCCCGTGGCGATCTCCGAGGCGGTCGAGGCCGCCACCGTGCTGTCGACCGACGACTCGGCCGGCTTCGTGAACGGCCTGCTCGCGGCGATCTCGCACTCGAAGGGCTGACCGCACCGGTTCCACGCGAGGGCGCACGAGCATTCGATGCTCGTGCGCCTTTTCGCGTGCGCCGATGAGCACGCTCGCGTTCACCCGCGCACGTGGGATCGTCCATACGGCGGGGGTGCAGGCCCGGAGGAACGTTCAGCGATCCCACCGAGCAGGGTTCAGCGGAGGCCCCGACGTGCGGAGCACCGGTCCGCGATGAGATTGGCGACGTCGCCCCGAGCGGCCGCCCGGACGATCGTCCGCGGCTCATCTCCCCGGAAGGAACTCCTCGCATGTCCAGCACCACCCTCGTGAGCGGTCGCACCTCGACCGCCGCCTCCCTCGACACGATCCTCGATCGCGCCGAGGCCGCGCAGGCCGTCGTCCAGCGCTTCCTCTCACGCACCTCGGTGCCGGCCCTGCGGGTCAGTCTCGGCCTGGTGTTCCTCGTCTTCGGTGCACTCAAGTACCTGCCGGGCGTCAGCCCGGTCGAGGGGCTCGTCTCGCGCACCTGGAACGTGCTCTCGTTCGGCGTCATCGACGGATACGCGGCGCTCGCGATCACCGCGACGCTCGAGGTGTTCGTCGGGCTCACGCTCGTCACGGGCGTCTTCGTGCGGATCGGGCTCATCGCCCTCGCCGGCACGTTCGTCGGCATCTTCTCGCCGCTCGTCTTCTTCAACGCCGAGCTGTTCACCGCCGCCGGCCCGACGCTCACCGCGCAGTACATCCTGAAGGACCTGGTGCTCGTCACCGCGGCGATGGTCGTCGCCGCGACCGCGCTCAAGCGCCCGATCCGCCGGTGATCGCTCCCGCCCACCGCATCCAGAGGGGCCGGACCGATCCGGTGCGGCCCCTCTGCGTGCAACGAGCCTGATCAGGCGGCTGATAGGCTCGAGGAGTTGACAACCTTTAAGGCCGTCCCGTGAGGCGGAGAAGGGAGTCGGTCTGATGGCGCGCACAGTGCTCAATCACGCTGACATTTCGCGGGCGCTGACCCGCATCGCTCATGAGATCCTCGAGTCCGATCGCGGCGCGGAGCATCTCGTCATCCTCGGCATTCCGACGCGCGGCACCGTTCTGGCCCGTCGCATCGCCGAACTCATCCAGCGCATCGAGCCCACGGCCCCGGTGCAGTTGGCCGGGTCGCTCGACGTGACCATGTACCGCGACGACCTGTCGCGCAGCGGCATCCGCATGCCCGCTCCGACCGAGCTGCCGCCCGGCGGCATCGACGGCCGCACGGTGGTGCTCGTCGACGACGTGCTCTACTCGGGTCGCACCATCCGCTCGGCCTTCGATGCGCTGAGCGATCTCGGCCGCCCGCGCGCCGTGCGCCTCGCCGTGCTCGTCGACCGCGGCCACCGCGAGTTCCCGATCCGGGCGGACTTCGTGGGCAAGAACCTGCCGAGCGCCGCCAGCGAGCGCATCAACGTGCGCCTCGCCGAGGTCGACGGCGGCGACGACCACGTCACGATCGAGGGGGGAGCCGAATGAGGCACCTGCTCAGCACCCGCTCGCTCGCGCGCGAGGAGGCGATCGCCCTGCTCGACATCGCCGAGGACATGGCGGCCGTGCAGCACCGCGAGGTGAAGAAGCTCCCGACGCTGCGCGGCAAGACCGTGGTCAATCTCTTCTTCGAGGACTCCACGCGCACCCGCATCTCGTTCGAGGCCGCGGCGAAGCGCCTCTCGGCCGACGTCATCAACTTCAGCGCCAAGGGCTCGAGCGTCTCCAAGGGCGAGAGCCTGAAGGACACCGCGCAGACCCTGCAGGCGATGGGCGCCGACGGCGTCGTCATCCGCCACCCCGCATCCGGCGCGCCGTACACCCTCGCCACCAGCGGATGGATCGACGCCGGCGTCGTCAACGCCGGCGACGGCACGCACGAGCACCCCACCCAGGCCCTGCTCGACGCGTTCACGATGCGCAGCCGCCTGCACGGCGCCGCCAGCCGCGGCAAGGGCCTCGACGGCGTGCACGTCGTGATCGTCGGCGACATCCTGCACTCCCGCGTCGCCCGGTCGAACGTGTGGCTGCTCGCGACGCTCGGCGCCGAGGTCACGCTCGTCGCGCCGCCCACGCTCGTGCCCGTCGACACCGCCGGCTGGCCGGCATCCGTCGTCTTCGACCTCGACGAGGCGCTCGCGACGAAGCCCGACGTGGTCATGATGCTCCGCATCCAGGCGGAGCGCATGCACGGCTCGTTCTTCCCGAACAGCCGCGAATACGCACGAACCTGGGGACTGGACGATGCCAGGTTCTCCCAGTTGCCCACGACTACGATGGTCATGCATCCCGGGCCGATGAACCGAGGGCTGGAGATCTCCGCCCTCGCGGCGGACTCAGCGCAGTCCACGGTCAGGGAGCAGGTCGCGAACGGAGTATCAGTGAGAATGGCCGCCCTGTATCTGCTGCTTTCGGGCGAGCGAGGTGACGTGCGATGACCGAGTCGTTCCTCATCACGGGTGCGACGCTCGCATCGGGCGAGCGCGCCGACATCCGCATCGCCGACGGTCGCATCAGCGACGTCGGTCGCATCTCGGATGCCGCGGGCGCGACGGTCGTCGACGCCGCGGGCCTGATCGCACTGCCGGGTCTGGTCGACCTGCACACCCACCTGCGCGAGCCGGGCTACGAGCAGAGCGAGACCGTGCTCACGGGCACGCAGGCAGCTGCGGCCGGCGGCTTCACCGCGGTCTTCGCGATGGCGAACACCTCGCCCGTGGCCGACACGGCGGGCGTCGTCGAGCAGGTCGCGAGCCTCGGCACCGCGGCCGGCTACGCCACGGTGCAGCCGATCGGCGCCGTCACCGTCGGGCTCAAGGGCGAGCAGCTCGCCGAGCTCGGGGCGATGGCCCGCTCGCGCGCCGCAGTGCGCGTCTTCAGCGACGACGGGTTCTGCGTCTTCGACCCCCTGCTCATGCGCCGCGCCCTCGAGTACGTCAAGGCGTTCGACGGCGTCGTCGCCCAGCATGCGCAGGAGCCCCGCCTCACGCAGGGCGCGCAGATGAACGAGGGAGCCCTCTCGGGCGAGCTCGGCCTCGCCGGCTGGCCCGCCGTGGCCGAGGAGTCGATCATCGCGCGCGACGTGCTGCTCGCCGAGCACGTGGACAGCCGCCTGCACGTGTGCCACGTGTCGACTGCCGGTTCGGTCGAAGTCATCCGGTGGGCCAAGGCCCGCGGCATCGACGTGACCGCCGAGGTCACGCCGCACCACCTGCTGCTCACCGAAGACCTCGTCGCCGGCTACGACCCGCGGTACAAGGTCAACCCGCCGCTCCGCCGTGCCGAAGACGTCGAGGCGCTGCGCGCCGCCCTCGCCGACGGCACGATCGACATCGTTGCGACCGACCATGCACCGCACCCCATCGAGGCCAAGCAGAGCGAGTGGGATGCCGCGGCGAACGGCATGGTCGGCCTCGAGTCCGCCCTCTCGGTCGTGCACGCCGCGGCCGTCGAGAACGGCCTGCTCGACTGGTCCGACGTCGCTCGGGTGCTCTCCTCGACCCCCGCCCGCATCGGGCGCCTGGCCGGACAGGGCGAGGGCATCGTGGCGGGCGCGGCGCCCGAGGTGACGCTCTACGACCCGTCTGCGGCATCCGAGTTCGCGCTCGACCGCCTCGCCGGGCGCAGCATCAACTCGCCGTACCTCGGACGCACGCTGCCGGGGCGCGTCATCGCGACCTTCCACGCGGGCTACGCGACGCTGCTCGACGGCATCGTGCAGCCCGCCGACGAGGTCGCCCGGGCCGCGACCAACACGGGAGGCGCGCGTGGATAAGTGGATCGGCGCCCTCGTCGCGCTCGTCGTCGTGGGCGGCCTGCTCTGGCTCGCCTACCGCGCGTGGCGTCGCCGCGAGCGACGCGACGCGACGCTGTCGGCCTACCCGCTGCCCGCGCTGGAGGGCAAGGCGCTCCTCGAGACCGAGGTGCTCTATGTGGCGACGACGCCGATCGGCTCGCCGCTCGAGCGGCTCGCCGTGCAGGGCCTCGCGTTCCGCGGCTCCGGGCGAGTCGAGGTGTTCCCCGAGGGCGTCGTGCTCCGCATCGCCGGCGAGCAGCCCTCGTTCCTGCCCGCGGCACGCGTCGTGTCGGCGGGGGAGGCCACCTACGCGATCGATCGCGGAGTCGAGCCCGGCGGCCTCGTCGCGCTCAGCTGGATCGTCGATCTCCACGACGCAGAGCCCGAGCAGGTCGCACCCTACGTCGACTCCTACCTCAGAGCCCGGCACCAGGGCGACTCGGCGCGGATCATCGTCGCCGTCAACGACATCGCTGCAGCACGCACCGTGATGCAGCCCCACCATGAGAGCGAGGCCTCGGATGACTGAGACCACCACCCGCCCGCACGAGCCGGCCGTGCTCGTGCTCGAGGACGGCACCCGCTACGAGGGCCGGGCCTACGGCGCCCGCGGACGCACCCTCGGCGAAGCCGTCTTCTCGACCGGCATGACCGGCTACCAGGAGACCCTGACCGACCCGTCGTACGCGGGCCAGATCGTCATGATGACGGCGCCGCACATCGGCAACACCGGCATGAACGACGAGGACATGGAGTCCGCCCGCATCTGGGTCTCCGGCTTCATCGTGCGCGACCCGTCACGCGTCGTGTCGAACTTCCGCTCGCAGCGGAGCCTCGACGACGACCTCGCCTCCTCCGGCGTCGTCGGCATCAGCGGCATCGACACGCGCGCCCTGACCCGGCACCTGCGCTCGGCCGGCGCCATGCGCTCCGGCATCTTCTCGGGCGACGCGTTCGCGCTCACCCACGGCGAGCAGCTCGAGCTCGTGCAGACGGCCGCCGAAATGAGCGGCCGGAACCTCTCGGGCGACGTCTCGACGACCGAGCCGTACCAGCTTCCGGCCACCGGCGAGCGCGTCGGCACGGTCGCCGTGCTCGACCTCGGCGTGAAGACCTCGACCCTGAACTTCCTCGCCGAGCGCGGCTTCGACGTGAACGTCCTCCCGCAGTCGGTCACCGCCGAAGAGGTGCTCGCACTCGCGCCCGACGCCCTGTTCTTCTCGAACGGGCCCGGCGACCCCGCGGCATCCGATCGACATGTCGAGATCCTCCGCAGCGCGCTCCGGGCCGGCGTGCCGTATTTCGGCATCTGCTTCGGCAACCAGCTCCTCGGTCGCGCGCTCGGCTACGGCACCTACAAGCTGCCGTTCGGCCACCGCGGCATCAACCAGCCCGTGGTCGACAAGGCCACCGGCCGCGTCGAGATCACCGCGCACAACCACGGCTTCGCCGTCGACGCCCCGATCGACCGGGTCAGCGAGTCCAGCGAGGGCTTCGGCCGCGTCGAGGTCAGCCACGTCGACCTCAACGACAACGTCGTCGAGGGCCTCAACTGCCTCGACATCCCAGCCTTCTCGGTGCAGTACCACCCGGAGTCCGCGGCCGGCCCGCACGACGCCAACTATCTCTTCGACCGGTTCCGCGACATGGTCATCGCGAGCAAGGAGAACCAGGCCTGATGCCCAAGCGCGACGACATCAACAGCGTCCTCGTCATCGGATCCGGTCCGATCGTCATCGGACAGGCGGCCGAGTTCGACTACTCGGGCACCCAGGCGTGCCGCGTTCTGCGGGCCGAGGGGGTGCGCGTCATCCTCGTGAACCCGAACCCGGCCACGATCATGACCGATCCCGACTTCGCCGACGCGACGTACATCGAGCCGATCACCCCCGAGATCATCGAGTCGATCATCATCAAGGAGCGGCCCGATGCAGTGCTGCCGACGCTCGGCGGCCAGACGGCCCTGAACGCCGCGATCGCCCTGCACGAGGCGGGCATCCTCGAGAAGCACGGCGTCGAGCTCATCGGCGCGAAGGTCGAGGCCATCCGCAAGGGCGAGGACCGCCAGCTCTTCAAGGACCTCGTCATCGAGGCCGGTGCCGGCGTCGCACGTTCGCACGTGGCGAAGACCCTCGAAGACGCGAAGGTGTTCGCCGAAGACCTCGGCTACCCGCTCGTCGTGCGCCCGTCGTTCACGATGGGCGGCCTCGGCTCCGGCTTCGCCTACACCGAGGAAGAGCTCGTGCGCATCGTCACGCAGGGCCTGCACGACTCGCCCACGACCGAGGTGCTCCTCGAGGAGTCGATCCTAGGCTGGAAGGAGTACGAGCTCGAGCTCATGCGCGACACGGCCGACAACACGGTCGTCGTCTGCTCGATCGAGAACGTCGACCCGGTCGGCGTGCACACGGGCGACTCCATCACCGTCGCGCCCGCGCTGACGCTGACCGACCGCGAGTACCAGAAGCTCCGCGACATCGGCATCGACATCATCCGCCGGGTGGGCGTCGACACGGGCGGCTGCAACATCCAGTTCGCGATCGACCCCGCCGACGGCCGCATCATCGTCATCGAGATGAACCCGCGCGTGTCGCGCTCGTCGGCGCTCGCGTCGAAGGCCACCGGCTTCCCGATCGCGAAGATCGCCGCGAAGCTCGCGATCGGCTACCGCCTCGACGAGATCCCGAACGACATCACCAAGGTGACGCCGGCGAGCTTCGAGCCGACGCTCGACTACGTCGTCGTCAAGGTGCCCCGGTTCGCGTTCGAGAAGTTCCCGGCCGCCGACCCCACCCTCACGACGACCATGAAGTCCGTGGGCGAGGCCATGGCCATCGGCCGCAACTACGCGACCGCGCTGCAGAAGGCGCTGCGTTCGCTCGAGAAGCGCGGCTCGTCGTTCCACTGGGGCGAGGAGGCCCGCACGGCCGAGGAGCTGCTCGAGGAGTCGCGCACCCCGACCGACGGCCGCATCGTGCTCGTGCAGCAGGCGCTCCGCAAGGGCGCGTCGATCGAGCAGGCCTTCGAGGCGACGAAGATCGACCCGTGGTTCCTCGACCAGATCGTGCTCATCAACGAGGTGGCCGAGCAGGTCGCCGCGGCCGAGAACCTCGACACCGACCTGCTGCTCCTCGCGAAGGACCACGGGTTCTCCGACGCCCAGATCGGCCAGCTCCGCGGCTTCGGCGAGGCCGACGCCCGCGAGGTGCGGCACATCCTCGGCATCCGCCCGGTCTTCAAGACCGTCGACACGTGCGCGGGGGAGTTCCCGGCGCTCACGCCGTACCACTACTCGAGCTACGACTTCGAGACCGAGGTCGTGCCGTCGGATCGCCGCAAGGTCGTGATCCTCGGCTCCGGCCCCAACCGCATCGGCCAGGGCGTCGAGTTCGACTACTCCTGCGTGCACGCCTCGTTCGCATTGTCGGATGCCGGCTTCGAGACGATCATGATCAACTGCAACCCCGAGACGGTCTCGACCGACTACGACACGAGCGACCGGCTCTACTTCGAGCCGCTCACGCTCGAAGACGTGCTCGAGGTCATCCATGCCGAATCCCAGTCGGGCGAACTCGTCGGCGTCGTGGTGCAGCTCGGCGGACAGACCGCGCTCGGCCTCGCCAAGGGCCTCGAGGCGGCCAGCGTGCCGATCCTCGGCACGACCCCCGACGCGATCGACCTCGCCGAGGAGCGCGGCCTGTTCGCCGGCATCCTCGAGTCGGCCGGCCTGCTCGCGCCGCGCAACGGCACCGCGATCGAGCTCAACGGCGCCGTGCAGGTGGCCGAGGAGATCGGCTACCCCGTGCTCGTGCGCCCGAGCTACGTGCTCGGCGGCCGCGGCATGGAGATCATCTACGACACGCCCTCGCTCGCCGACTACTTCGCGCGCATCGAGGGTCAGGGCATCGTCGGCCCGACGCATCCGCTGCTCGTCGACCGCTTCCTCGACGACGCGATCGAGATCGACGTCGACGCGCTGTACGACGGCACCGACCTCTACATCGGCGGCGTCATGGAGCACATCGAGGAGGCCGGCATCCACTCCGGCGACTCCAGCTGCACGCTGCCGCCCGTCACGCTCGGTCGTGCCGAGATCGACCGGGTGCGCGTGGCCACGCGCTCGATCGCCGAGGGCATCGGCGTGAAGGGCCTGCTCAACGTGCAGTTCGCGATCGGCGCCGGGGTGCTCTACGTGCTCGAGGCGAACCCGCGCGCGAGCCGCACGGTTCCGTTCGTCTCGAAGGCGCTCGGCATCCCGCTGGCCAAGGCCGCATCGCGCATCATGGTCGGCGCCACCGTCGCCGAGCTCATCGCCGAGGGCATGCTGCCCGCCGTCGACGGTTCGCGCGTGCCGCTCGACGCGCCCGTCGCGGTCAAGGAGGCCGTGCTGCCGTTCCACCGCTTCCGCACCAAGGAGGGCCTCATCGTCGACTCGGTGCTCGGCCCCGAGATGCGTTCGACGGGTGAGGTCATGGGCATCGACCGCGACTTCCCGCGGGCCTTCGCCAAGAGCCAGCTGGCCGCGTACGGCGGCATGCCGACGGGCGGCACGGTGTTCGTCTCGGTCTCCGACCGCGACAAGCGTTCGATCATCCTGCCTATCCTGCGCCTGCAGCAGCTTGGCTTCGAGATCGCCGCGACCGAGGGCACGGCCGAGGTGCTGCGTCGCAACGGCATCGCCGCGCGCGAGGTGCTGAAGTACAGCGACAAGTCCTCCGACGACGCCGTCTCGGTGGTCGAGTTGATCCACCGCGGCGAGGTCGATGTCGTCGTGAACACGCCGAGCGGTCGCTCGGCCCGTGCCGACGGCTACGAGATCCGCGCGGCGGCCGTCTCGGCCGACGTGCCGCTGTTCACGACCATCGCCGAGCTGTCGGCCGCCGTCGCATCGATCGATGCGGGCGGCGAGGCGTTCGAGGTGACCAGTCTGCAGGAGTACGCGATTCGTCGCGGTGCGTCGGCATGAGCGACCTGATTCCCTTCGGCGAACGCCTGGCATCGGTCTTCGCCGCATACGGCCGTCTCTGCGTCGGGCTCGATCCCCACGCCTCGCTCCTCGAGCGGTGGGGGCAGCCCGACTCGGCCGAGGGCCTTCGCGAATTCGGCCTGCGGGTCATCGAGGCCGCGGCCGATCGCGTCGGCATCCTGAAGCCGCAGATCGCGTTCTTCGAGCGCCACGGGGCCGCGGGTTACGCGGTGCTCGAGCGGCTGCTGGCCGAGGCGCGCGAGGCGGGACTGCTCGTGATCGCCGACGTCAAGCGCGGCGACATCGGCTCGACGGTCGAGGCGTACGGCGAGTCGTGGCTCCGGCGCGGCTCCAGCCTCGAGGCCGACGCGATGACGATCAGCGCCTACCAGGGGCTCGGTTCGATCGAGCAGGTCATGGCCGCGGCCGAGGCGGCGGGCAAGGGCCTGTTCGTGCTCGCCGCGACGTCCAACCCCGAGGCGGCGGCGATCCAGCGCGCCGTGCTGCAGCAGTCGAGTCGCGCAGGGCACACGGTGGCCGGCGCGATCACGCAGGGCGTCATCGGATGGAACCAGGGTCGAGCGGATGCCGCGTCGAACCCGTTCGGCTCCATCGGCGTCGTGTTCGGCGCGACGACCGACCTCAAGGCGGCCGGCGTCCCGACCGATATCGAACCGCCGCGACCCGGGCTTCCGGTGCTCGCCCCCGGATTCGGACATCAGGGCGCCGAGCCCGGCGACCTGCGCGTGCGCTTCGGCGGCTACGCCGCCGGCGTCATCGCGAACGAGTCCCGGTCGCTGCTCTCGGCCGGCCCAGACGGGCTGGGTGACGCGATCGCCCGGCGCGCCGACGAGTATGGGGCCGCCGGTGCCTGAGCAGAACACGAGATCCACGCCACCCGAGGTCGACCGCGTCGCGGCGTCCCGTGCCGCCGTCGCAGCCCGGCGCGCGCGGGCGGGCGTGAAGTCCGAGATCGCGGCCGGCTCGCGCAGTCCGCTCGACGTGCTCCGCGTCGCGTTCGCCGAGCCCGACTCTGCTGAGGGCCGCCTGCGGGTCACCGAGTTCCTGACGTCGATCCCGGCGATCGGCGTGACCAAGTGCGCCCGGATCCTCGAGGACCTCGAGATCTCGACGGCGAAGCGCCTCGGCGGCCTCGGCCGCCTGCAGCGCCGACGGCTCCGCGAGTTCGTCGCGGGCTGGGTCGCCTCCCACGGCGGCACCGGCGATCGACTCGTCGTGCTGGCCGGTCCGACGGCCGTGGGCAAGGGCACGGTCGCCTCGTACATCCGCCGCCACCATCCCGAGGTCAGGCTGTCGGTGTCGGCGACCACGCGCGCGCCGCGACCGGGCGAGGTCGAGGGGGAGAGCTACTTCTTCGTCGACGATGCCGAGTTCGACCGCATGGTCGAGGCGGGCGACCTGCTCGAGTGGGCGACCGTGCACAACGCGTACCGCTACGGCACGCCGCGCGGCCCGGTCGAGCAGGCCATCGCCGCCGGCGACAGCGTGCTGCTCGAGATCGACATCCAGGGCGCACGCTCGGTTCGCCGTGCGATGCCCGAGGCGACGCTCGTGTTCCTGCTCCCGCCCACGTGGGACGAACTGGTGCGCCGGCTCGTCGGTCGCGGCACCGA contains:
- a CDS encoding dihydroorotase codes for the protein MTESFLITGATLASGERADIRIADGRISDVGRISDAAGATVVDAAGLIALPGLVDLHTHLREPGYEQSETVLTGTQAAAAGGFTAVFAMANTSPVADTAGVVEQVASLGTAAGYATVQPIGAVTVGLKGEQLAELGAMARSRAAVRVFSDDGFCVFDPLLMRRALEYVKAFDGVVAQHAQEPRLTQGAQMNEGALSGELGLAGWPAVAEESIIARDVLLAEHVDSRLHVCHVSTAGSVEVIRWAKARGIDVTAEVTPHHLLLTEDLVAGYDPRYKVNPPLRRAEDVEALRAALADGTIDIVATDHAPHPIEAKQSEWDAAANGMVGLESALSVVHAAAVENGLLDWSDVARVLSSTPARIGRLAGQGEGIVAGAAPEVTLYDPSAASEFALDRLAGRSINSPYLGRTLPGRVIATFHAGYATLLDGIVQPADEVARAATNTGGARG
- the pyrR gene encoding bifunctional pyr operon transcriptional regulator/uracil phosphoribosyltransferase PyrR, producing the protein MMARTVLNHADISRALTRIAHEILESDRGAEHLVILGIPTRGTVLARRIAELIQRIEPTAPVQLAGSLDVTMYRDDLSRSGIRMPAPTELPPGGIDGRTVVLVDDVLYSGRTIRSAFDALSDLGRPRAVRLAVLVDRGHREFPIRADFVGKNLPSAASERINVRLAEVDGGDDHVTIEGGAE
- the aroQ gene encoding type II 3-dehydroquinate dehydratase gives rise to the protein MTTILVLNGPNLGRLGTREPEVYGSETLEEIGAGLAASVPDGVEVDFRQSDDEAELIGWIHEAVDRRLPVVLNPAAFTHYSYALRDAAAQLKQAGVPLVEVHLSNPHSRETFRHTSVISGVATGVIAGFGPDSYHLAVQAVLRSLG
- a CDS encoding DoxX family membrane protein, with protein sequence MSSTTLVSGRTSTAASLDTILDRAEAAQAVVQRFLSRTSVPALRVSLGLVFLVFGALKYLPGVSPVEGLVSRTWNVLSFGVIDGYAALAITATLEVFVGLTLVTGVFVRIGLIALAGTFVGIFSPLVFFNAELFTAAGPTLTAQYILKDLVLVTAAMVVAATALKRPIRR
- the nusB gene encoding transcription antitermination factor NusB — protein: MSSRTKARKRALDLLYSADMRQVPVEQLLVTEAERAVSEPERQASWLYAREIVDGIVDHREEIDELITTHSRGWTLERMPAVDRALLRIGAWEILYNDQVPDPVAISEAVEAATVLSTDDSAGFVNGLLAAISHSKG
- the carA gene encoding glutamine-hydrolyzing carbamoyl-phosphate synthase small subunit — its product is MTETTTRPHEPAVLVLEDGTRYEGRAYGARGRTLGEAVFSTGMTGYQETLTDPSYAGQIVMMTAPHIGNTGMNDEDMESARIWVSGFIVRDPSRVVSNFRSQRSLDDDLASSGVVGISGIDTRALTRHLRSAGAMRSGIFSGDAFALTHGEQLELVQTAAEMSGRNLSGDVSTTEPYQLPATGERVGTVAVLDLGVKTSTLNFLAERGFDVNVLPQSVTAEEVLALAPDALFFSNGPGDPAASDRHVEILRSALRAGVPYFGICFGNQLLGRALGYGTYKLPFGHRGINQPVVDKATGRVEITAHNHGFAVDAPIDRVSESSEGFGRVEVSHVDLNDNVVEGLNCLDIPAFSVQYHPESAAGPHDANYLFDRFRDMVIASKENQA
- the carB gene encoding carbamoyl-phosphate synthase large subunit, whose protein sequence is MPKRDDINSVLVIGSGPIVIGQAAEFDYSGTQACRVLRAEGVRVILVNPNPATIMTDPDFADATYIEPITPEIIESIIIKERPDAVLPTLGGQTALNAAIALHEAGILEKHGVELIGAKVEAIRKGEDRQLFKDLVIEAGAGVARSHVAKTLEDAKVFAEDLGYPLVVRPSFTMGGLGSGFAYTEEELVRIVTQGLHDSPTTEVLLEESILGWKEYELELMRDTADNTVVVCSIENVDPVGVHTGDSITVAPALTLTDREYQKLRDIGIDIIRRVGVDTGGCNIQFAIDPADGRIIVIEMNPRVSRSSALASKATGFPIAKIAAKLAIGYRLDEIPNDITKVTPASFEPTLDYVVVKVPRFAFEKFPAADPTLTTTMKSVGEAMAIGRNYATALQKALRSLEKRGSSFHWGEEARTAEELLEESRTPTDGRIVLVQQALRKGASIEQAFEATKIDPWFLDQIVLINEVAEQVAAAENLDTDLLLLAKDHGFSDAQIGQLRGFGEADAREVRHILGIRPVFKTVDTCAGEFPALTPYHYSSYDFETEVVPSDRRKVVILGSGPNRIGQGVEFDYSCVHASFALSDAGFETIMINCNPETVSTDYDTSDRLYFEPLTLEDVLEVIHAESQSGELVGVVVQLGGQTALGLAKGLEAASVPILGTTPDAIDLAEERGLFAGILESAGLLAPRNGTAIELNGAVQVAEEIGYPVLVRPSYVLGGRGMEIIYDTPSLADYFARIEGQGIVGPTHPLLVDRFLDDAIEIDVDALYDGTDLYIGGVMEHIEEAGIHSGDSSCTLPPVTLGRAEIDRVRVATRSIAEGIGVKGLLNVQFAIGAGVLYVLEANPRASRTVPFVSKALGIPLAKAASRIMVGATVAELIAEGMLPAVDGSRVPLDAPVAVKEAVLPFHRFRTKEGLIVDSVLGPEMRSTGEVMGIDRDFPRAFAKSQLAAYGGMPTGGTVFVSVSDRDKRSIILPILRLQQLGFEIAATEGTAEVLRRNGIAAREVLKYSDKSSDDAVSVVELIHRGEVDVVVNTPSGRSARADGYEIRAAAVSADVPLFTTIAELSAAVASIDAGGEAFEVTSLQEYAIRRGASA
- the efp gene encoding elongation factor P, with translation MASTADIKNGVVLSIDGQLWSVIEFQHVKPGKGGAFVRTKLKNVVSGKVVDRTYNAGAKIEIENVDRRDFSYLYADGDGYVFMDTSDYDQITVPGTVVGDAANFMLENQAVTIALNNGNPLYVELPASVVLEITYTEPGLQGDRSTGGTKPATVQTGYEIQVPLFLETGTRVKVDTRDGSYLGRVND
- a CDS encoding aspartate carbamoyltransferase catalytic subunit, producing MRHLLSTRSLAREEAIALLDIAEDMAAVQHREVKKLPTLRGKTVVNLFFEDSTRTRISFEAAAKRLSADVINFSAKGSSVSKGESLKDTAQTLQAMGADGVVIRHPASGAPYTLATSGWIDAGVVNAGDGTHEHPTQALLDAFTMRSRLHGAASRGKGLDGVHVVIVGDILHSRVARSNVWLLATLGAEVTLVAPPTLVPVDTAGWPASVVFDLDEALATKPDVVMMLRIQAERMHGSFFPNSREYARTWGLDDARFSQLPTTTMVMHPGPMNRGLEISALAADSAQSTVREQVANGVSVRMAALYLLLSGERGDVR